GCCGAACGCCTGTGCCGGCGCATGGATCCGGAGCAAATTCGCTCCATCCAGCTGCGCCATGCCAGCGGCAGCGAAGAGCCCATACAGGTCATCAATCAGGCCGGGCTGTACAAGGCGCTGTACCGTTTCATGCACCCCGAGCACCGCAGCCTCAGCCACTGGTTTGGCGAGGAAGTCATCCCTCACCTGCACGACCTCGCAAACCAGCAACACGCGGCGCCAAGGCGCGTGCAAATGAACTGGCAAGGCGCGCACATCGGCATGCTCGACTGGCAAGGTGAACTCTGGGTTCGTCTCCAGCAGTTGCCCACCCTTGCGAATTGGCAAGAAGCGCCAGTACGGCGGCGCTGGTTCAGTTCGTAGCCTGGGTTGAGCAGCGCGATACCCGGGCTACGGGATTTTTAGTGATTGAGAAAAAGTGGGGCCGTAAGGGCGAAACTGGGTTGTCGGGCGGTAGAGAAGTGGCGCCGGAGTGCAATACGCAACTTCAAACCATGTGTTGCTGCCAATAGCGATTCGCGGGCATGGCCCGCTCCCACAGGTGGTACTGCCACAATTGCGCCTCCACCTCCTCCCGTCGCCACAGCCACAGTTCGTAGCCTGGTTTGAGCAGCGCGATACCCAGGAAAGCTCTCCCGGGTATCGCTCTGCTCAACCCAGGCTACATTTGAAGGGTGTTTCTTCTGCAAGGGACTGCAGGCAATGGTGCTGTATCGCCGCGACAAAACGCCGGGCGCCACCTGGTTCTTCACACTCAACCTGGCAGATCGCCGCCGCGACTTGCTGACTGCACATATCGACTTGCTGCGTGCCAGCTTCCGCCATGTAATGCGGCTTCACCCGTGGCACATCGACGCCATCGTCATCCTTCCCGATCACTTCCACGCCCTGTGTACCCTGCCACCTGGCGATGCGGATTTCGCCTTGCGCTGGCGGCTTATCAAGAGTGGCTTTTCCAGAGCCCTGCCAATCGACGAACGTATATCCGCCAGCCGACAGCGCAAGGGCGAGCGAGGCATATGGCAGCAACGCTTCTGGGAGCATCGGATTCGTGACGAGGAGGACTTCGCTCGGCATGTCGATTACATCCACCACAACCCGCGCAAGCATGGGCATGTAGCGCGAGTGATTGATTGGCCGTGGTCGTCGTTTCATCGTTATGTGGCAGCGGGGTTGCTGCCAGCGGATTGGGCGGGTGGCGGGGACGATCAGATGTTTGCGGGGGAGAGATTGTAGCGAGCCATGAAAATCATCCCCGGGTGTCGCTTCGCTCGACGCCGGGCTACGGGGTCGCGTAGCCTGCGGTTGAGCGTAGCGATACCCAGGAATTGTCGCCAAGACTGAAAAGGCCGATCTCTCGACCGGCCTTTCATTTACCTCACCCCACCTCAGCTATTGCTGGGAAACGCAAACTGCGCGGCCTCGTGGGTCTTGCGCTGCGGCCAGCGCTGGGTGACCGACTTGCGGCGGGTGTAGAAGCGCACACCGTCCGGGCCGTAGGCGTGCAAGTCGCCGAACAGCGAGCGCTTCCAGCCGCCAAAGCTGTGGTAGGCCACCGGCACCGGCAGCGGTACGTTGACGCCGACCATGCCCACTTCGATCTCGTCGCAGAACAGCCGTGCGGCTTCCCCGTCACGGGTGAAAATGCAGGTGCCGTTGCCGTATTCGTGGTCGTTGATCAGCTGCATGGCGGTTTCCAGGCTGTCGACACGGACGATGCACAGTACCGGGCCGAAGATCTCGTCGGTGTAGATGCTCATGTCCGCCGTCACCCGGTCGAACAGGCTGCCGCCGAGGAAGAAGCCGCTTTCATTGCCGGACACGCTCAGGCCACGGCCATCGACCACCAGCTGGGCGCCAGCGGCGACACCGGCGTCGATATAGCCGGTGACCTTGTCCTTCGCCGCGGCGGTGACCAGCGGGCCCATATCGAGGCCGCACTGGGTACCGGCGCCGATCTTCAGGGCCTTGATCTGCGGCACGATACGCTCGACCAGGGCATCGGCGATCTGGTCGCCCACGCACACGGCCACCGAGATGGCCATGCAGCGCTCGCCGCAGGAGCCGTAGGCGGCCCCCATCAGTGCGCTGACGGCGTTGTCCAGGTCGGCGTCGGGCATCAGCACCGCGTGGTTCTTGGCGCCGCCCAGGGCCTGCACGCGTTTGCCGTGCTTGCTGCCTTCGGCGTAGATGTATTCGGCGATCGGCGTGGAGCCGACGAAGCTCAGGGCCTTGACCGCCGGCGCCTGGATCAGCGCGTCCACGGCGGTCTTGTCGCCGTGCACCACGTTGAGCACGCCGGCGGGCAGGCCGGCTTCGTGGAGCAGTTGGGCGATGTACAGGGTGGAGCTGGGATCGCGCTCGGACGGCTTGAGGATGAAGCAGTTGCCGCAGACGATGGCCAGCGGGTACATCCACAGCGGCACCATGGCCGGGAAGTTGAACGGGGTGATACCGGCAACCACGCCCACCGGCTGGAAGTCGCTCCAGGCGTCGATGTTGGGGCCGACGTTGCGGGTGTATTCACCCTTGAGGATTTCCGGCGCCGAGCAGGCGTATTCGACGTTTTCGATACCGCGCTTGAGCTCACCGGCGGCGTCTTCCAGGGTCTTGCCGTGCTCTTCGGCGATCAGCTTGGCGATGGCGTCTTCGTGCTGCTCGAGCAGTTGCTTGAAGCGGAACATCACCTGGGCGCGCTTGGCCGGCGGCGTGTTGCGCCAGGCCGGGAAGGCCTCCCTGGCCGAGTCGATGGCCTGCTGCACGGTGGCCACATCGGCCAGGGCAACGCGACGGATCGCTTCACCGGTGGCCGGGTTGAACACGTCGGCGCTGCGGCCGCCCTGGCCGCCTGTGAGCTGGCCGTGGATCAGGTGCTGGATGGTGGTCATTGGGTCCTCCGAATATTGCTCGCGTGGCCGACAGCGACGCAGGCCGCTGCCGCCGGGGATGGGGTTGTCACTTGAGTTCGGTTTCGACGAAGACCACTTCGTGGTCGCTGGCGTTGACCACGTTGTGCTCGACGCCGGCCTTGCGGAAGTAGCTCTGCCCGGCGATCAGCGCCGCGCGCTTGTCGCCTTCCGGGGTTTCCAGCAGCAGGGTGCCGTCGGTGATCGGCACCACCACGTAATCGTAACCATGGCGGTGGCGGCCGGTTTCGGCGCCGGGGGCGAAACGCCACTCGGTGACGATCACCTCGTCGTTGTCTACCTGCACGGTGGCCACCGCCTGTTGTCGATCGGCCATCAATTGATGCCTTGCAGGGCATCGCCGACCGCGCTGAACACCCGGTCGAGGTCTTCGATCCTGGCGTTGAACATTGGCCCGAACTGCAGGCCGTCGCCGCCGAAGCGCACGTAGAAACCGGCTTTCCACAGGGCGATGCCGGCCTCGTAGGGGCGGATGGTCGGGTCGCCATCACGGGGCGCCAGCTGGATCGCGCCGGCCAGGCCGCAGTTGCGGATGTCGACCACGTGCTTGGCGCCCTTGAGGCCGTGGATGGCGTTCTCGAACCTGGGCGCCAGCTCTGCGGCCTGCTGGATCAGGTTCTCGCGCTTGAGCAGTTCCAGCGAGGCCAGGCCGGCGGCGCAGGCCACCGGGTGGGCCGAATAGGTGTAGCCGTGGGTGAACTCGATCATGTGCTCGGGCGTCGGCTGGCCCATGAAGGTCTGGTAGATCTCGCGGCTGGCGATCACCGCACCCAGGGGGATGGCACCGTTGGTGATCTGCTTGGCGACGTTGAGGATATCCGGCGTGACGCCGAAGTACTCGGCACCGGTCCACTTGCCCATGCGCCCGAAGGCGGTGATCACTTCGTCAAAGATCAGCAGGATATTGTGCTGGGTACAGATCTCGCGCAGGCGTTCCAGGTAACCCGCCGGCGGCACGATGACGCCGGCCGAGCCGGACATGGGCTCGACGATCACCGCAGCGATGTTCGAGGCATCGTGCAGCTCGATCAGCTTGAGCAGTTCGTTGGCCAGCTCGACGCCGCCAGTCTCGGCAGCGCCCCTGGTAAAGGCCATGCCCGGTTGCAGGGTGTGTGGCAGGTGGTCGACGTCCATCAACTGCCCATACATCTTGCGGTTGCCGGCGATGCCGCCGAGGCTGGTGCCGGCGATGTTGACGCCGTGGTAGCCGCGGGCACGGCCGATGAACTTGGTCTTGCTGGCCTGGCCCTTGAGGCGCCAGTAGGCCTTGGCCATCTTCACCGCGGTGTCGGCGCACTCGGAACCCGACCCAGTGAAGAACACATGGTTGAGTTCGCCCGGCATCAGGTCGGCCATCTGCTCGGCCAGCTTGAACGACAGCGGGTGGGCGTACTGGAAGCCCGGCGAGTAGTCGAGGGTGCCGAGCTGCTTGGCCACCGCGTCC
Above is a genomic segment from Pseudomonas argentinensis containing:
- a CDS encoding Bro-N domain-containing protein, whose amino-acid sequence is MHDAFIPTAFIRYNKPLRAILIDRQPWFVASDVGRLLGQRHAERLCRRMDPEQIRSIQLRHASGSEEPIQVINQAGLYKALYRFMHPEHRSLSHWFGEEVIPHLHDLANQQHAAPRRVQMNWQGAHIGMLDWQGELWVRLQQLPTLANWQEAPVRRRWFSS
- a CDS encoding REP-associated tyrosine transposase, with amino-acid sequence MVLYRRDKTPGATWFFTLNLADRRRDLLTAHIDLLRASFRHVMRLHPWHIDAIVILPDHFHALCTLPPGDADFALRWRLIKSGFSRALPIDERISASRQRKGERGIWQQRFWEHRIRDEEDFARHVDYIHHNPRKHGHVARVIDWPWSSFHRYVAAGLLPADWAGGGDDQMFAGERL
- a CDS encoding CoA-acylating methylmalonate-semialdehyde dehydrogenase, with the protein product MTTIQHLIHGQLTGGQGGRSADVFNPATGEAIRRVALADVATVQQAIDSAREAFPAWRNTPPAKRAQVMFRFKQLLEQHEDAIAKLIAEEHGKTLEDAAGELKRGIENVEYACSAPEILKGEYTRNVGPNIDAWSDFQPVGVVAGITPFNFPAMVPLWMYPLAIVCGNCFILKPSERDPSSTLYIAQLLHEAGLPAGVLNVVHGDKTAVDALIQAPAVKALSFVGSTPIAEYIYAEGSKHGKRVQALGGAKNHAVLMPDADLDNAVSALMGAAYGSCGERCMAISVAVCVGDQIADALVERIVPQIKALKIGAGTQCGLDMGPLVTAAAKDKVTGYIDAGVAAGAQLVVDGRGLSVSGNESGFFLGGSLFDRVTADMSIYTDEIFGPVLCIVRVDSLETAMQLINDHEYGNGTCIFTRDGEAARLFCDEIEVGMVGVNVPLPVPVAYHSFGGWKRSLFGDLHAYGPDGVRFYTRRKSVTQRWPQRKTHEAAQFAFPSNS
- a CDS encoding cupin domain-containing protein, with translation MADRQQAVATVQVDNDEVIVTEWRFAPGAETGRHRHGYDYVVVPITDGTLLLETPEGDKRAALIAGQSYFRKAGVEHNVVNASDHEVVFVETELK
- a CDS encoding aspartate aminotransferase family protein, whose amino-acid sequence is MNMPQTATPPLASQLKLDAHWMPFSANRSFQRDPRIIVAGEGAWLTDDAGRKVYDSLSGLWTCGAGHCRQEIQDAVAKQLGTLDYSPGFQYAHPLSFKLAEQMADLMPGELNHVFFTGSGSECADTAVKMAKAYWRLKGQASKTKFIGRARGYHGVNIAGTSLGGIAGNRKMYGQLMDVDHLPHTLQPGMAFTRGAAETGGVELANELLKLIELHDASNIAAVIVEPMSGSAGVIVPPAGYLERLREICTQHNILLIFDEVITAFGRMGKWTGAEYFGVTPDILNVAKQITNGAIPLGAVIASREIYQTFMGQPTPEHMIEFTHGYTYSAHPVACAAGLASLELLKRENLIQQAAELAPRFENAIHGLKGAKHVVDIRNCGLAGAIQLAPRDGDPTIRPYEAGIALWKAGFYVRFGGDGLQFGPMFNARIEDLDRVFSAVGDALQGIN